In the genome of Hymenobacter cellulosivorans, one region contains:
- a CDS encoding glycoside hydrolase family 2 protein: MNLEHINYGLSASQEETKPIEEMPNPLPRAVLRLNNHALLDGEWNFALDADDRGLRDGWYLGHNYEYKAQWPGSIEAHMAQAKGQSQPTQWQDRVVAWYEREFTLPEVEEPLLRSMFQLTFGACGYETRVWLNGRQLRTIEGEDVHYGEYTSFSYELREENLHLVNRLTVRIADTMDAETTRGKQESHIYKRGGIWYQTYTGAVRSVWLEMVERNRLRSRVGVDSVVEDQLVRFNITTRIHDPGLYTLRLQVYERGRKNGTPPLYTSDFPLRLEAGQRQQRVVLEMPGARLWSPEAPNLYQLVAQLVDSEGYAAQIETHFGLRKIESRGKHVYLNNEPTYLDGILYQPGTATYEEMQRHMHAMQKLGCNLVRVHIAGVDPRIYNLADELGLLLWVEVPSPHTSSPRSRQNHKEELLRMLALIESHPSVVIWSLYNEDWGCQDIATNPETRRYITDTYHYMQIEHPQFLVVDNDGWQHISQEGRLKSDLLTAHLYTPDLPRWRDLLDRLVAGEMIGVAAFPLVIGDAFFYRRQKPLIVSEWGGFGFADYGGPQAGEERTERIRQFKQELRARSIAGDVYTQATNIEDERNGVIDPHTGELSVPPGLLNSRQFEGPR; the protein is encoded by the coding sequence ATGAACCTAGAGCACATCAACTATGGCCTCTCGGCCAGCCAGGAAGAAACCAAACCGATTGAGGAGATGCCCAACCCGCTGCCGCGGGCCGTACTACGCCTGAATAACCACGCCCTGCTCGACGGGGAATGGAACTTCGCCCTCGACGCCGACGACCGGGGCCTGCGGGATGGATGGTATTTGGGGCACAACTATGAATACAAAGCCCAGTGGCCCGGCTCCATCGAGGCGCACATGGCCCAGGCCAAAGGCCAGAGCCAGCCTACGCAGTGGCAGGATCGGGTGGTAGCCTGGTACGAGCGGGAGTTTACCCTGCCCGAGGTCGAGGAGCCCCTGCTGCGCTCCATGTTTCAGCTCACCTTCGGGGCCTGCGGCTACGAAACCCGGGTGTGGCTCAACGGCCGGCAGCTGCGCACCATCGAGGGCGAAGACGTGCACTACGGCGAGTATACCTCGTTTTCCTACGAGCTGCGGGAAGAAAACCTGCATCTGGTCAACCGGCTCACCGTCCGCATTGCCGACACGATGGACGCCGAAACTACCCGGGGCAAGCAGGAGTCACACATTTATAAGCGCGGCGGTATCTGGTACCAGACCTATACTGGGGCCGTGCGCAGCGTGTGGCTGGAAATGGTGGAGCGCAACCGGCTCCGCTCCCGCGTGGGCGTCGACAGCGTGGTAGAAGACCAGCTCGTGCGCTTCAACATCACCACTCGTATTCACGACCCAGGCCTGTATACGTTGCGGCTGCAGGTATATGAGCGGGGCCGCAAAAACGGCACGCCTCCCCTCTATACTTCCGACTTTCCCCTGCGCCTGGAAGCCGGGCAGCGGCAGCAGCGCGTGGTGCTGGAGATGCCCGGCGCCCGGCTTTGGTCCCCGGAAGCGCCCAACCTCTACCAGCTCGTGGCCCAGCTCGTGGACTCGGAAGGCTACGCGGCCCAGATTGAAACCCACTTCGGCCTGCGTAAAATCGAGTCCCGGGGTAAGCACGTATACCTGAACAACGAACCTACCTACCTCGACGGCATCCTCTACCAGCCCGGCACGGCTACTTACGAGGAAATGCAGCGCCACATGCACGCCATGCAGAAGCTGGGCTGCAATCTGGTGCGGGTACACATTGCCGGCGTCGACCCGCGCATCTACAACCTAGCCGACGAACTGGGCCTGCTCTTGTGGGTGGAAGTGCCGAGCCCGCACACCTCTAGCCCGCGCAGCCGCCAAAACCATAAAGAGGAACTGCTGCGCATGCTGGCCCTGATTGAGTCCCACCCGTCGGTGGTTATCTGGAGCCTGTATAACGAGGACTGGGGCTGCCAGGACATTGCCACCAACCCCGAAACCCGGCGCTACATCACCGACACCTACCACTACATGCAGATCGAGCATCCGCAGTTTCTGGTGGTCGATAACGACGGCTGGCAGCATATTTCCCAGGAAGGCCGTTTGAAGTCGGACCTGCTCACGGCCCACCTCTACACGCCCGACCTGCCCCGCTGGCGCGACCTGCTCGACCGGCTCGTGGCTGGGGAAATGATCGGCGTGGCGGCTTTTCCGCTGGTTATCGGCGACGCGTTTTTCTACCGCCGCCAGAAACCACTGATTGTCAGTGAGTGGGGCGGCTTTGGCTTTGCCGATTACGGCGGCCCCCAAGCCGGGGAAGAGCGCACCGAGCGGATTCGGCAGTTTAAACAGGAACTGCGGGCCCGCTCCATTGCCGGCGACGTGTATACCCAAGCCACCAACATTGAGGATGAGCGCAATGGCGTAATCGACCCGCACACCGGCGAATTGTCGGTGCCGCCGGGCCTGCTCAACTCCCGCCAGTTTGAAGGGCCGCGCTAG
- the mtaB gene encoding tRNA (N(6)-L-threonylcarbamoyladenosine(37)-C(2))-methylthiotransferase MtaB: protein METRKVAFYTLGCKLNFSETSAIGRQFEERGFSKVAFEDAADIYVINTCSVTDHADRKCRKVVKEALKHNPEAFVTIVGCYAQLKPQEIAEIPGVHAVLGAAEKFQLVDILAGFEKPAIGQPGHVHASPIAAATEFHAAHSYGDRTRTFLKVQDGCDYSCSFCTIPLARGKSRSGSVQSVVERVQKLAETGVKEIVLTGVNLGDFGLQGPDRQRLEDFYDLVQALDEVEGIERFRISSCEPNLLTDDIIRFVARSKRFMPHFHIPLQSGSNKILGLMRRRYRRELYQERVALIKEVMPHACIGVDVIVGFPGETEADFLETYQFLNDLDVSYLHVFPYSERENTLAPTLPGRVQDRHRHERTTQLRGLSEKKKRYFYEQHLGTETAVLFEDDVTNGHMEGFTPNYIRVVAKYDPLLVGELKRLRLTAVNPQNLMEAEELGVEVFQH, encoded by the coding sequence ATGGAAACCAGAAAAGTTGCCTTTTATACGCTGGGCTGCAAGCTCAACTTCTCCGAAACGTCGGCCATCGGACGGCAGTTTGAGGAACGCGGGTTCAGCAAAGTAGCCTTCGAGGATGCTGCCGACATCTACGTCATCAATACCTGCTCCGTCACCGACCACGCCGACCGGAAGTGCCGCAAGGTGGTCAAGGAAGCCTTGAAGCATAATCCCGAGGCCTTCGTGACCATCGTGGGCTGTTACGCCCAGCTCAAGCCCCAGGAAATTGCCGAAATTCCCGGGGTGCACGCCGTACTTGGGGCCGCCGAGAAGTTTCAGCTCGTGGACATTCTGGCCGGGTTCGAAAAGCCCGCAATCGGGCAACCCGGTCATGTGCACGCCTCACCCATTGCGGCGGCCACCGAGTTTCACGCCGCCCACTCCTACGGCGACCGGACCCGTACCTTCCTCAAGGTGCAGGACGGCTGCGACTATTCCTGCTCATTCTGCACCATTCCTCTGGCCCGGGGCAAAAGTCGCTCGGGCAGCGTGCAAAGTGTGGTAGAGCGGGTGCAGAAGCTGGCCGAAACTGGCGTCAAGGAAATCGTGCTGACGGGTGTGAACCTGGGCGACTTCGGCTTGCAGGGCCCCGACCGGCAACGGCTGGAAGACTTCTACGACCTGGTCCAGGCCCTCGACGAGGTAGAAGGCATCGAGCGATTCCGCATCAGCAGCTGCGAGCCCAACCTGCTCACCGACGACATTATCCGCTTCGTAGCCCGCTCGAAGCGCTTTATGCCCCACTTCCACATCCCGTTGCAGTCGGGCTCCAATAAGATTCTGGGTCTAATGCGCCGCCGCTACCGCCGGGAGCTGTACCAGGAGCGCGTGGCCCTAATCAAGGAAGTAATGCCCCACGCCTGCATTGGCGTCGACGTCATCGTCGGCTTCCCCGGCGAAACTGAGGCCGATTTCCTGGAAACCTACCAGTTTCTGAACGATCTGGATGTGAGCTACCTGCACGTTTTCCCGTATTCGGAGCGCGAAAATACGCTGGCCCCCACGCTGCCCGGCCGGGTACAGGACCGCCACCGCCACGAGCGGACCACGCAGCTGCGCGGGTTGTCGGAAAAGAAGAAGCGCTATTTCTACGAGCAGCACTTAGGTACCGAAACGGCGGTCTTGTTTGAGGACGACGTGACCAACGGACACATGGAAGGTTTTACGCCGAACTACATCCGGGTAGTGGCCAAATATGACCCGCTGCTGGTGGGTGAACTGAAGCGCCTGCGCCTAACGGCTGTTAATCCGCAGAACCTGATGGAAGCCGAAGAGCTGGGCGTAGAAGTTTTTCAGCACTGA
- a CDS encoding LTA synthase family protein: MRNRFAFQPRYFLFWLVYFVITKAAFLLYHFTQTAALPPGSVARIFGYGLRLDASATAYLSVVPFLLFAIGSALPARWFPRRLLTFYSAVLGVVVAFFTVADLELYRAWGFRLDATPLQYLNSPGEMAASAGSAPLLVLTGILAGLLGLGWWLYQKMVGPIPDLPPHFGRPRAVLASVLYLALLIVPLRGGLQQIPINQSDVYFSALPFANHAALNVPWNVAQTLLLTDNGPNPYQFMPDSAATRTVRQLYAPAQPAAPDTARLLRTTRPNVLFIILESFTGKFVASTGGEINVTPNLDSLARTGVLFNNIYAAGDRSQKGLVALLSGYPSQPTTSIIKYPRKTERLPHLCRSLEQVGYKSHYYYGGELAFANMKSYLVAAGYDQFTERADFSRSQQNSKWGAQDHVLFDRVLQDLKTQPMPFFVTAFTLSSHEPFEIPIARKFPGTDETALFRNSVYYTDWALGRFLHTARQQPWWDNTLLVLVADHGHTLPGNDPNESGRKFGIPLVLAGGALRPEARGRVYSQIASQTDIAATLLRQLQLPTADYKWSHDLLQPLRQPFAFYCFSDGFGMVSSSGTVTFDNVPRKVIKSDPRVTKEQLRQGQAFEQASYEDFLRK; this comes from the coding sequence GTGAGAAACCGCTTTGCGTTCCAGCCCCGCTACTTTTTGTTCTGGCTGGTGTACTTCGTCATTACGAAGGCTGCTTTTTTACTTTACCACTTCACCCAAACGGCCGCCCTGCCACCAGGCAGCGTCGCGCGCATCTTTGGCTACGGCCTGCGCCTCGACGCTTCGGCCACGGCCTACCTGAGCGTAGTGCCCTTTCTGCTCTTCGCCATCGGCAGTGCCCTGCCCGCCCGCTGGTTTCCGCGCCGCCTGCTTACATTCTACTCGGCTGTGCTGGGCGTGGTGGTGGCCTTTTTCACCGTGGCCGACCTGGAGCTGTACCGGGCCTGGGGTTTCCGGCTCGACGCGACGCCGCTGCAGTATTTGAATTCGCCGGGCGAAATGGCGGCCTCGGCCGGCAGCGCGCCCCTCCTAGTATTAACGGGCATTCTGGCCGGCCTGCTCGGGCTGGGCTGGTGGCTATACCAAAAGATGGTGGGCCCGATTCCGGACTTGCCGCCGCACTTTGGCCGGCCCCGGGCCGTGCTGGCCAGCGTGTTGTACCTGGCCCTGCTCATTGTGCCCCTGCGCGGAGGCCTGCAGCAGATTCCCATCAACCAGAGCGACGTGTATTTCAGTGCCTTGCCCTTTGCCAACCATGCCGCCCTGAACGTGCCCTGGAATGTGGCCCAGACCCTGCTGCTGACCGACAACGGCCCGAACCCCTACCAGTTTATGCCCGACTCGGCCGCTACGCGCACCGTGCGCCAGCTCTATGCCCCAGCCCAGCCCGCCGCGCCCGATACAGCCCGTCTGCTGCGCACCACCCGACCCAACGTGCTGTTTATCATCCTGGAGAGTTTCACGGGTAAGTTTGTGGCCAGCACCGGCGGCGAAATCAACGTGACGCCCAACCTCGACAGCCTGGCCCGCACCGGGGTGCTCTTCAACAACATCTACGCGGCCGGCGACCGAAGCCAGAAGGGCCTGGTGGCTTTGCTTAGCGGCTACCCCAGCCAGCCCACCACCAGCATTATCAAGTACCCACGCAAAACCGAGCGGCTCCCCCACCTCTGCCGCTCCCTGGAGCAGGTTGGCTACAAGTCCCACTATTATTATGGCGGGGAACTGGCATTTGCCAACATGAAAAGCTACCTGGTGGCGGCCGGTTATGACCAGTTTACCGAACGAGCCGACTTCTCGCGCAGCCAGCAGAACTCCAAGTGGGGCGCCCAGGACCACGTGCTCTTCGACCGGGTGCTGCAGGATCTGAAGACGCAGCCGATGCCGTTTTTCGTTACGGCCTTCACCTTGAGCAGCCACGAGCCGTTCGAAATTCCGATAGCGCGCAAGTTTCCCGGCACCGACGAAACAGCCCTGTTCCGCAATTCCGTGTACTACACCGACTGGGCTCTGGGCCGCTTTCTGCACACAGCCCGGCAGCAGCCTTGGTGGGATAATACCCTGCTGGTACTCGTAGCCGACCACGGCCATACGCTGCCAGGCAACGACCCGAACGAGAGTGGCCGCAAATTCGGGATTCCGCTGGTGCTGGCCGGCGGCGCGCTACGCCCCGAAGCCCGCGGCCGGGTGTACTCGCAAATAGCCTCCCAGACTGACATCGCCGCCACGCTGCTGCGGCAGCTGCAGCTACCCACTGCCGACTACAAGTGGAGCCACGACTTGCTGCAGCCCCTGCGACAGCCGTTTGCTTTCTACTGCTTTTCCGACGGCTTCGGCATGGTCAGTTCCTCCGGCACGGTTACGTTCGACAACGTACCGCGCAAAGTAATCAAGAGCGACCCACGGGTCACGAAAGAGCAGCTGCGCCAGGGCCAGGCGTTTGAGCAGGCTTCGTATGAGGATTTTCTGCGTAAGTAA
- the miaE gene encoding tRNA-(ms[2]io[6]A)-hydroxylase yields the protein MEPFEPKEKTILKLKLNTDPRWVDIASKNIEDILVDHAYCEQKAASTGISLIVKYPEKTRLVDELTALVAEEWAHFERVLLELRKRGFELGPQRRDEYVVQLMTHVRRGDHRDRQLMDMLLVSALIEARSCERFKLLWKHIPDPDLSKFYYELMVSEAAHFVSYVDLAKEYRDPKEVDARLQELLKIEGEIITNLPVRDDRMH from the coding sequence ATGGAACCCTTCGAACCCAAGGAAAAAACCATTCTCAAGCTCAAACTCAATACCGACCCACGGTGGGTGGATATTGCCAGCAAAAACATTGAGGATATTCTCGTCGACCACGCTTACTGCGAGCAGAAGGCGGCTAGCACCGGTATTTCCCTGATTGTGAAGTACCCCGAGAAAACCCGCCTCGTGGACGAGCTTACCGCCCTAGTGGCCGAGGAGTGGGCCCACTTTGAGCGGGTGTTGCTCGAGCTGCGCAAGCGGGGCTTCGAGCTGGGCCCGCAGCGGCGCGACGAGTACGTGGTGCAGCTCATGACCCACGTGCGCCGTGGCGACCACCGCGACCGGCAACTGATGGATATGCTGCTGGTGTCGGCCCTGATTGAGGCCCGCAGCTGCGAGCGGTTTAAGCTGCTGTGGAAACACATTCCCGATCCTGACCTGAGCAAGTTTTACTACGAACTGATGGTTTCGGAGGCGGCCCACTTCGTGAGCTACGTGGATCTGGCCAAGGAATACCGCGACCCCAAGGAGGTAGACGCCCGCCTGCAGGAACTACTCAAGATTGAGGGTGAAATAATTACCAACCTGCCCGTGCGCGATGACCGGATGCACTAG
- a CDS encoding ABC transporter permease, translating into MHLLENIKEAFRSIHSNLLRTVLTALIVSIGIMSLVGILTAIDAIKYSLNQTFASLGANSFEIKAKGYFNRMRRGGVQDKVYPAITYLQAQQYKEQVGDDGQVGISAFIAGAAEVKSNGKKTNPNMSVVAGDENYLQIQNYNLARGRAFSSIELENGTNVAIVGKEITDKLFPNQSPVDKYIYLLGRRFQVVGELEKSGSTMGGGGADRMVLIPLETGNQMPRQRALTYDVKTATLEPENLAYLTGQATGIMRAVRHDQLGQEDSFDVERSDSLAGKLDSLSGNLRVGGGLVGFITLLGASIALMNIMMVSVTERTREIGIRKALGATSRQIRQQFLIEAIVICVMGGLLGILLGVTMGNSISLLIGEGAFLVPWFWMTLGLAICIAVGLASGYYPASKAAGLDPIESLRYE; encoded by the coding sequence ATGCACCTGCTCGAAAACATCAAGGAGGCGTTTCGCTCCATTCACAGCAACTTGCTGCGGACCGTCCTGACGGCCCTGATTGTGAGCATCGGTATCATGTCGTTGGTTGGCATCCTGACGGCCATCGACGCCATTAAGTATTCCCTGAACCAGACGTTTGCCAGCCTGGGCGCCAATTCTTTCGAAATCAAGGCCAAGGGCTACTTTAACCGCATGCGGCGCGGCGGGGTGCAGGACAAAGTGTATCCGGCCATTACCTACCTGCAGGCCCAGCAGTACAAGGAACAGGTCGGCGACGACGGGCAGGTTGGTATTTCCGCCTTCATTGCCGGGGCGGCCGAGGTGAAGTCTAACGGCAAGAAAACCAACCCGAATATGAGTGTGGTGGCCGGCGACGAAAACTACCTCCAGATTCAGAACTACAACCTGGCCCGGGGCCGGGCCTTTTCGTCGATTGAGCTAGAAAACGGCACTAACGTGGCCATCGTAGGCAAGGAAATTACCGACAAGCTGTTTCCCAACCAGAGCCCGGTCGATAAGTACATCTACCTGCTGGGCCGCCGCTTTCAGGTGGTAGGCGAGCTGGAAAAAAGCGGCTCGACCATGGGCGGGGGCGGAGCCGACCGGATGGTGCTGATTCCGTTGGAAACCGGCAACCAGATGCCCCGGCAGCGGGCCCTGACCTACGACGTGAAAACGGCAACACTGGAGCCTGAAAACTTGGCTTATCTCACGGGGCAAGCCACCGGCATCATGCGCGCCGTGCGCCACGACCAGCTCGGACAGGAAGACAGCTTCGACGTGGAACGTAGCGACTCGCTGGCCGGCAAGCTCGACTCCCTCTCGGGTAACCTGCGCGTGGGGGGCGGCTTAGTGGGCTTCATTACCCTGCTTGGGGCCAGTATTGCCCTGATGAATATCATGATGGTATCGGTGACCGAGCGCACCCGCGAAATCGGGATCCGCAAGGCTCTGGGCGCCACTTCCCGCCAGATTCGCCAGCAGTTCCTGATTGAGGCCATCGTAATCTGCGTGATGGGCGGTTTGCTCGGCATCCTGCTCGGCGTCACGATGGGCAACTCGATTTCCCTGCTCATCGGCGAAGGCGCCTTCTTGGTGCCCTGGTTCTGGATGACGCTGGGCCTGGCCATCTGCATTGCCGTGGGCTTGGCCTCGGGCTACTACCCGGCCAGCAAAGCCGCCGGCCTCGACCCGATTGAGTCTCTGCGCTACGAATAA
- a CDS encoding asparagine synthetase B: MVLKRILPLLLLVALWLGGPAAAWANHVFIPMDQAQKEHLKAYGIAYWLLARQVEVDWLLNYRGGSFACEAAQGLENELAVRGISYQVISEAQYSSILQQIADPNANMDIMKLEKAPKIAVYTPKGKQPWDDAVTMVLTYAEIPYTEIYDDDVLNGVLPKYDWLHLHHEDFTGEYGKFYASYRNRPWYQQQQRDAEAAAKRHGFNKVSQMKGAVVTKMQEFIAGGGFQFAMCSATDTYDIALAGLGLDMVESMYDGDPADPTAQSKLNFNRTLAFKDFQIVRDPYQYEYSNIDMQPGERGVYEDNDYFQLFTFSAKYDPVPTMLTQNHEKTIKGFMGQTTAFRKQLIKSDVVVMGDNKASGEVRYMHGTLGKGTWTFYGGHDPEDYQHLVEEEPTDLALHPNSPGYRLILNNILFPAAKKKKQKT, from the coding sequence ATGGTGCTGAAGCGAATTTTGCCTTTGCTGCTGCTGGTGGCTCTCTGGCTTGGTGGCCCGGCCGCAGCCTGGGCCAACCACGTTTTTATTCCGATGGACCAGGCGCAGAAAGAGCACCTGAAGGCCTACGGCATTGCCTACTGGCTGCTGGCCCGGCAGGTGGAAGTCGACTGGCTGCTGAACTACCGCGGGGGCAGCTTTGCCTGCGAGGCGGCCCAGGGCCTGGAGAATGAGCTGGCCGTGCGCGGCATCAGCTACCAGGTCATTTCCGAAGCCCAGTACAGCAGCATCCTGCAGCAAATTGCCGACCCCAACGCCAACATGGACATCATGAAGCTGGAGAAGGCACCCAAAATTGCGGTGTACACGCCCAAGGGCAAGCAACCCTGGGACGACGCGGTGACGATGGTGCTGACCTACGCCGAAATTCCCTACACCGAAATCTACGACGACGACGTGCTCAACGGGGTGCTGCCCAAGTACGACTGGCTGCACCTGCACCACGAGGACTTCACCGGCGAATACGGCAAGTTCTATGCCTCCTACCGCAACCGGCCCTGGTACCAGCAGCAGCAGCGCGACGCGGAGGCTGCCGCCAAACGCCACGGCTTCAACAAGGTAAGCCAGATGAAGGGCGCCGTCGTGACCAAGATGCAGGAATTCATTGCCGGCGGCGGATTCCAGTTTGCCATGTGCTCGGCCACCGACACCTACGACATTGCCCTGGCCGGCCTGGGCCTGGATATGGTGGAAAGCATGTACGACGGCGACCCGGCCGACCCCACGGCCCAGTCCAAGCTCAACTTCAACCGCACCCTGGCTTTTAAGGATTTCCAGATCGTGCGGGACCCGTATCAGTACGAGTACTCCAATATCGACATGCAGCCCGGGGAGCGGGGCGTGTACGAGGACAACGACTATTTCCAGCTCTTCACTTTCTCGGCCAAGTACGACCCGGTGCCGACCATGCTGACCCAGAACCACGAAAAAACCATCAAGGGCTTTATGGGCCAGACCACCGCCTTCCGCAAGCAGCTCATCAAGTCGGACGTGGTGGTGATGGGCGACAACAAGGCCTCGGGAGAAGTGCGCTACATGCACGGCACGCTGGGCAAGGGTACCTGGACCTTTTATGGCGGCCACGACCCGGAAGACTACCAGCACCTGGTGGAGGAAGAGCCCACCGACCTGGCGCTGCACCCCAATTCGCCTGGTTACCGCCTGATTCTGAATAATATCTTGTTTCCGGCGGCCAAGAAGAAAAAGCAAAAGACCTAA
- a CDS encoding DUF6252 family protein, giving the protein MMYFVPRFRALLLWLSLCLPFVLLACSKEDIAQPTTGIVEGTVSPAHALQLVTATGPDGRTFEATPDGTTGQFSLTSLPAGVYTLTFRSVTGYVNPDPVKVTAEPGRSVSVGRIVSVRDGKIRGMMTWNVGSTSYSATLYYGSIRKSSMILTGTTSLGSVWQQVSLVIPGEGFGTAAPFKGVGTYPLETSDYLFADFTSYANGNPIRHVTGFPGKPGGTITITSFDENARTVAGTFEFVGTPLTLGYEDVAVTNGRFNVTY; this is encoded by the coding sequence ATGATGTACTTCGTTCCCCGGTTTCGTGCTCTGCTGCTGTGGCTGAGCCTATGCCTGCCGTTTGTGCTGCTTGCCTGCTCTAAAGAAGATATTGCCCAACCTACAACCGGAATAGTAGAGGGCACCGTTTCTCCGGCTCATGCGCTGCAGCTGGTGACGGCGACAGGCCCTGACGGGCGCACGTTTGAGGCGACACCGGATGGTACTACCGGCCAGTTTAGCTTAACCAGCTTACCCGCCGGTGTCTATACCCTGACATTCCGTTCCGTAACGGGCTATGTGAATCCGGACCCGGTGAAAGTAACAGCTGAACCCGGCCGCTCGGTATCAGTGGGCCGCATCGTTTCGGTCCGGGATGGCAAAATTCGGGGTATGATGACGTGGAATGTGGGCTCTACCTCCTATTCCGCCACACTCTACTATGGAAGCATCCGTAAATCGAGCATGATTCTGACCGGGACCACCAGTCTGGGCTCGGTTTGGCAACAAGTCAGCCTGGTTATTCCCGGGGAGGGGTTTGGCACTGCCGCTCCCTTCAAAGGCGTGGGCACATACCCGCTAGAAACGTCCGACTACCTCTTCGCCGATTTTACGTCCTATGCTAATGGCAACCCGATCAGGCATGTTACAGGTTTTCCTGGCAAACCGGGAGGCACAATCACAATAACCAGCTTCGACGAAAATGCCCGCACCGTCGCCGGGACGTTTGAGTTTGTGGGTACCCCACTTACCCTTGGGTATGAGGACGTAGCGGTAACGAACGGCCGTTTCAACGTAACATACTAA